The DNA window CTACCATTAGCAGTAAAATAAAAAATTAATTTTGATTTATCAAAAGTATATTCACAAGTGATAAGTTTCATCTCAAGTTGATGTTTTTTAATTTTTTCTTTACAAACAATAAATGCTTCATCAGCTTCTTTTCTTTGTAAATTATATGTTTCAATTTCTTTTTCACTTGCTAATTTTAAAACAGGTTTTATAGGTAGAACTAAATCCTTTTCTTTCATTTGTATGGGATTATTTGAGGCAATTCCTAATTCTGTACCTCTAATAGTTTCTACTATTACCTTATCATTTTTCTTAAATGTTTCATTTCCAAGTACTTCAAAATAATACCTTTTTTTAGTTGTTTCAAAGGTAACAATTAAGACTGTATGTAATTTCTCTGGATCTGTACTTATAACTTCTGTATTAACATCCATAACATCTATAATATTATTTTCCATTTATATTTAATCTCCTAATTTATATTAACCCTTCTTCCAAAAAACTGAAATAGGAATTTTTTGTTATTATTATATGTTCTATCAATAATGCTCCAAAATTTTTAAGTCCCTTTGCTATTTCATTAGTTAACTCAATATCACATTTGGAAGGAGTAATATTGTCTGAAGGGTGATTATGTGCTAAAATTACTGATTTAGCATTCAAATTAATAATTTTTTTATATATTTCTCTTGGATAGACTGAACTTCTATCCAAAGTTCCAACTGAATTTTCTTCAAACTCTATTACTTCATTAGAACTTGATAAATAAAGTACATAAAATTTTTCTATTTCTTCATATCCTATTTTATTTCTTAAATATTTTAATAAAACATCTTTATTTGAAATTTTTAATGTTTCTTTATCCACTAATTTTTTATTTTTTAATTCATCTTTATATATAATACTTGGTAAATCCCCTATTAATTTTAGGAAAGCTATAGTATTTTTTCCTAAACCATTAATAGCAGATAATTTATCTAAATCTGCTTTGAATACATTATCTAAACTTTTAAATTTATTTAAAAGCTCTTTGGCTATTGGCTTTGTATCTTTCCTTGGTATACAATAAGTAAGTAATAATTCTAAGATTTCATATTCTGCAAAGCCATCAATTCCATTGTTTAAAAATTTTTTCCTAATTCTTTCTCTATGTCCTTGACTATCTTTTCCATTCATATTAAAACCTCTATTTATTAAATAAATTATAGACTTCTTCTGGACTTCTCATAGTATTTATCATTTCTATTGCACAATCGATAATAGGGTAAGCAAGAACTGCTCCTGTTCCTTCTCCCAATCTCATATTCATATTTAGAAATGTTTTTTCTTTTAAATATTCTAAAATTATATTAACTCCTGGTTCTTCACTTTTGTGAGTAAATAATAAGTAATCTTGAATATTTTTATTTAAACTACAAGCTAATAATGCTGCAACTGATGAGATAAAACCATCAACAAGCATAAGCTTTTTATTAAGTGCAGCTCCTATATACATTCCTAGCATACAAGCTAAGTCAAAGCCACCAACAGCTGCTAACATTTCAATAGCATCCATTTCAAAAGTATTGTATCTTTCACAGGCTTCAATTATAATTCTTTTCTTTTTGTTCAAGCCATCATCTGAAAGTCCTCCACCTCTACCAACAACATCATCAATATTCTTTCTTGTTATTGAATATAAAAGTGCTGAACTTGTTGTAGTATTAGCTATACCCATTTCACCATTTGAAAATATATCATAATCTTTTGACTTTTCATTGATTAAATCTATACCAGTAAAAATTGCTTCTAAACATTCATTAAATGACATAGCTCTTTCTTTATAAAAATTGCTTGTTCCTCTTCTAATTTTTTTATGAATTAAGTTAGGATAATCTCTTTTAATATCATTTTTCATTCCAATATCAACAACATTTAAGTCTATGCCTAAATTTTTTGTAAATATTCCTATACAAGCTATTTGATTTAACATTGCTTCAGAAACTATTGGAGTATATTCAATAGGACAAGATGAAACTCCTTCTTCAATAACTCCATTATCAGCAGCAACTACAATATGGCAGCTTTTTTCTAATTTTTTTAAGGGATAACCATAAATTCCCGCAACTTTTTTACAAATATCTTCTAAAACACCTAAACTATCCTTGGGTTTCATTTTTCTATCAAGTTCAATTTGAGCTTTTTTTGTAGCTTCCTTATCAATAGGCTTTATTTCATTTATTAAGTTAAATAAAGAATTTTTATCTTTCATCTATTCTCAACTCTCTAATCTAATTTTGTTAAATAACTAAATTCAAAATTTCCTTCAAAAATTACAACAGCTCCATTTTTTATTTCAAATTTCCAATAACTGTCTAAACTTCCTGAAACAAAATAACTTATTATACAATTAATTATTCCCCAGTGTGCAACAATAAGGTTAGTTTTTGTATAATCTAAAGTCTTTAAAAATGAAACTGTTCTTTCAAACATTTCTTTTGGACTTTCTCCTGTTATATAATTATATGCTTTCCAATCTTCTTCCATTTTTTTTACTTCATCAGGATATTTTTCAGATATTTGTTTAAAAGTTAAACCTTCAAAAATTCCAAAGTTTATCTCTTCCAAATTGGAATCAAATATTATTTCCTTATCCAAATAGTTACAAATTTCTGCTGTTTGTTTTGCTCTTTCTAAAGGACTGGAATAAATCATGTCATAATCTATATTTAAAAGTTTTTCCTTTACTTGATAAGCTTGACATATTCCTAAGTCATTTAAAGGAGGATTTAACTTACCAAAATATAGACTTTGTGCATTCATTTCTGTCTGACCATGTCTTATTAAAATTAATTTACCCATAATATTAACCTAGGAAAAAAGAAGGAATAACTAAAAGTAAGAATATGTATACAAGACCTGATATTTCAAGTAATGCTCCTAAAGTATCACCAGTTATACCACCAATTTTTCTCTCTATCAATTTTGAAAAAGCATAAGCAAATAGGGCTAATAAGGCAATAATAACAACTATTATAAAGACAATTTTTATAATAAATTCTACAGGTAATGAATAATTACTGAAAAGTATATAAGGTATAAATATTATTCCAACTGTGTATAAAAATGTTATAACAGTTGCAACTATAAGCCCACAAATTTTTGTATTATCTACAAAAGTTTTTCCCATTCCACTTCCTCTTGCATAAGGAGAAGAAGCACAACTTAAAACACTACAGAATCT is part of the Fusobacterium nucleatum genome and encodes:
- the radC gene encoding DNA repair protein RadC — its product is MNGKDSQGHRERIRKKFLNNGIDGFAEYEILELLLTYCIPRKDTKPIAKELLNKFKSLDNVFKADLDKLSAINGLGKNTIAFLKLIGDLPSIIYKDELKNKKLVDKETLKISNKDVLLKYLRNKIGYEEIEKFYVLYLSSSNEVIEFEENSVGTLDRSSVYPREIYKKIINLNAKSVILAHNHPSDNITPSKCDIELTNEIAKGLKNFGALLIEHIIITKNSYFSFLEEGLI
- the cobT gene encoding nicotinate-nucleotide--dimethylbenzimidazole phosphoribosyltransferase, which codes for MKDKNSLFNLINEIKPIDKEATKKAQIELDRKMKPKDSLGVLEDICKKVAGIYGYPLKKLEKSCHIVVAADNGVIEEGVSSCPIEYTPIVSEAMLNQIACIGIFTKNLGIDLNVVDIGMKNDIKRDYPNLIHKKIRRGTSNFYKERAMSFNECLEAIFTGIDLINEKSKDYDIFSNGEMGIANTTTSSALLYSITRKNIDDVVGRGGGLSDDGLNKKKRIIIEACERYNTFEMDAIEMLAAVGGFDLACMLGMYIGAALNKKLMLVDGFISSVAALLACSLNKNIQDYLLFTHKSEEPGVNIILEYLKEKTFLNMNMRLGEGTGAVLAYPIIDCAIEMINTMRSPEEVYNLFNK
- a CDS encoding histidine phosphatase family protein, which encodes MGKLILIRHGQTEMNAQSLYFGKLNPPLNDLGICQAYQVKEKLLNIDYDMIYSSPLERAKQTAEICNYLDKEIIFDSNLEEINFGIFEGLTFKQISEKYPDEVKKMEEDWKAYNYITGESPKEMFERTVSFLKTLDYTKTNLIVAHWGIINCIISYFVSGSLDSYWKFEIKNGAVVIFEGNFEFSYLTKLD